AAGCAGGCAATGGCTATCTTGAGTATCACGGGAGAATCGAGTCTCTAACCCACATATTCATGAAGCACCTCAAGGTGAATGAGCAAGAACTTGTGGCGCTGATTTGGGGGATTGAGATCGCGATATGCTTGTTCGTGATCTCGGTGGACTACATACTGTGATCATTTTGGCTTTCCGTGCTGCTGTCCCCTATTCATGAACGATGATGCTCTAAGCGCAACGAGTTTCCCCACCCTCGAGGTCGTGTGAGATTGGTTTATCTAGGAAACAATGCGTCTATCTTGTCGTATGATCGGAGAATTCCGACAGGAGCTGCTAGCTCTTCTAGCTTGTCCGGACTGTTGCTCCAGTCTGGTTCGGTCGCTCGAAGGGCTCACTTGCGTGGGTTGTGGAAGGAGATATGAGCTAAGGAATGGAACACCAGTTCTATTTCCGAAATCTTTCGATGTTTGTCATCTGAGGACTGAAGAGCTTCTGTCGAAGACGATGATAAAGGAGAGCGTAGGCACAAAGGAGAGGTTCGACGAGAATCAGTGGCGCAGCTCCAAGAGAGAGTTCTGGGGTGTTGTTGCCGACAATATCGGAAAAGCCCCAAAGACAATGATAAACATAGGATGTGGCTATGACGATAGCTTCAAGCAATTCCAGGATAAGGGCCATCTATTCGTGAATTTTGACCTTGTCTATGAGATACTTGAATGGTTGAGTTCGAAATCCAACGCACGCAGCACCGTCGCGGGGGATGTCAAAAACCTCCCTTTCAAGGAGAGCAGCTTCGACTGTCTGGCAAGCATAGACCTGATTCACCATGAAAGTGAACAGCTAGAACAGCTCCTGACGAGCTTCCACCGTCTGTTGAGACCGGGCGGCCTGCTTTTCTTGGAGGATGTCAATGCCTGGGGTATGTTCCAGTTTCCGAAATCTATTCTTTTGCCCAAGGTTCTCCATAGGAACCTTCGGTCATTCCACCATAACGAATTGCTTCACTCGGAGCATCAACCTGCCGATTACGAGTTCCCGACGAATCCATTCAAGGTCAAGAAGACTCTGGAGAAAATTGGTTTCGTCGGTATCCTGTTCTTCCGGAATCGTTCCTATCCGACCAGGCATGAGAAGTTGTACAGGTTCTATACATTCTTTTCCGACAACGATCGCATTGCGAAGTATCACAACTATCATTACATGCTGATGGCCAAGAAGGCATCGTGACTGAATCCTTTGAGTGCATCTCATACATTAAATCTGCTCGACCGGGGAAGTCGTCATTCTATTTGCATCAAGGCCCTTCATGAGGGTGCCGTTCCCCCCTCTCCGCCGTTCTTCTTGCCTGGAGAGGTTCCCACAGTGCATCCCGGAAATGAATTGATTCACGAC
This window of the Candidatus Thermoplasmatota archaeon genome carries:
- a CDS encoding methyltransferase domain-containing protein; protein product: MIKESVGTKERFDENQWRSSKREFWGVVADNIGKAPKTMINIGCGYDDSFKQFQDKGHLFVNFDLVYEILEWLSSKSNARSTVAGDVKNLPFKESSFDCLASIDLIHHESEQLEQLLTSFHRLLRPGGLLFLEDVNAWGMFQFPKSILLPKVLHRNLRSFHHNELLHSEHQPADYEFPTNPFKVKKTLEKIGFVGILFFRNRSYPTRHEKLYRFYTFFSDNDRIAKYHNYHYMLMAKKAS